The genome window gtatataactttcgattagacatgatttctaaccatctcgttggttttctcgcagtcggcggcacatggtggcgcgccttgctccacgttctcggcatatgccatggcccacaaggggaaggcgacgtccgacgtcacctacaacccggatgacgggcccgaggcgtacaccaaccctgccatccacagccgactcagtgagtacaccgccatggccaaggaggtccatgggccagattacgatccgaggaccgaggacatcgacggagatgtcctcatgagggtcggaggaggcaagaggcatgggcggtactggattgccaacggggcaatcgactcgtcctccactcccactctctctcaggtgcgagcaaggagcacgagcgcgagcccagccatacgacctcggcaggacacctcacagcatcgtatccagcaactccaggttattccttatctattcatcgttcattgatttttatatatcttctctttgcattatcgtaacattagggcgaaatattacagactcagctagatgatgagaggaggcaacgtgaggagctagagaagaggatggcggagatgttcgcgtacatgcagagccttggcgccgcacagggtcatgctccaccacctccgttgttccctgcagctgaccctacagagttcactactcctgtgagtatcaaaattttagtactgcatgatatatattcatatgttctcacacatacaatctgttctctgtgcagggtcaatcggcggcgtcgaacaaccctcatgcttcgtccagcccttcgccgaaccagtccagatgcccacctcgttgatgatttgttttgtgatgatccagacttacctttatgagtgttggtgatgtttgttacactttatcttgtgagatacttggtgatgttagtgatgatgcagacttgtatctgttttgtgatgatcctgactttagtgagacttgtgatctgttttgtgagactttgtgatatatatggtgttgatgataaatgtgttcattctgtgatgtgcttgatatataatgtgatgtgaatgatatatatcttttgtttgtttggatggaacaacaaaagcaaataaaaaagggacattctggtcactttgccgagtgtaacactcgacaaagggttgctttgccgagtgctatgaccatggcactcggcaaagaaggaaacctgggaaccggtaaagacatctttgccgagtgctgacagtggcactcggcaaagaaggaaacctgggaaccggcaaagatgtctttgccgagtgcttttgccaaggcactcggcaaagatactggcaaaggggcccactggagggttctttgccgagtgccagtccaccagacactcggcaaagaaacctcctttgccgagtgcctactagggctctcggcacagggactggctgtggggtccactagaccagtctttgccgagtgtcgccgttggcactcggtaaaggatccgtcaccgtcacttggcgccgtgacggtgacttttctttgccgagtgccaaatggcactcggcaaagtctttgccgagtgcccgacaaaaagtactcggcaaagaagccgttgccgatgtacagttcgccgagcgttctttgccgagtgttacactcggcaaagcctttgccgagtgtaaaatagccttggccgtgtgtttagaacacacggcaaagAAGCTGATTCCAGTAGTggcgaatacgcacacgcaaaacccagacttgagctcaagagactagcacactagaacggagctcaaatcactagaatgtcgaacaagtgcgcaagaatgaagtgtgagtgatcaatgatgctcaaaggatgctttttgtttctctcctccatgcgcctaggggtcccttttatagccccaaggcagctaggagccgttgagcacaaatctggaaagccattcttgccttctgtcatcgggggcaccggacagtccggtgcacaccggacactgtccggtgcccgatttccttccttaagtagcgaagccgaccgttggcagacttggagccgttggcgcaccggacatgtccggtgcacaccggacagtccggtgccatcttctagccgttggctcagccacgtgtctcgcgcagattgcgcggccgaccgttggcccggccgaccgttggctcaccggacagtccggtgcacaccggacagtccggtgaattttagtcgtacgtcgccggtgaattcccgagagcggccacttcgctcgagccagcctggcgcaccggacactgtccggtgcaccaccggacactgtccggtgcaccaccagacagtccggtgctcccagactcagctgattcttggctgctcgagccaagacatttccaattggatttttcctgtttccaacacttagacacaatacattagtccacacaacaatgtactaagtctgagaaacatacctttattcttgatttgtactttgtccacctttttacacttagacacttgtgttggacactaaatcaccaaaacacttagaaatggcccaagggcacatttccctttcagaactgacggacacaccgacctcaacaaaggaggtaagtccgttgatcaaaaagcataccggtccatgataggttctttgctttatttatgtgctagtagaccggatattatgcttaccgtatgcatgtgtgctcgatttcaatccgatcctaaggagtgtcacttagtggctgtgaagcgaattcttcgatatttagttgctacgccttgcttcgggatctggtatccaaaggggtctaattttgacttgattgggtactcagattccgactatgctggatgtaaggtcaataggaagagtacatcagggacgtgccaattcttaggaaggtccctggtgtcatggaactctaagaaacaaacctccgttgccctatccactgctgaggccgagtacgttgccgcaggacagtgctgcgcgcaactgctttggatgaggcaaaccctcagggactttggctacaatctgagcaaagtcccactcctatgtgataatgagagtgctatccgtatagcggaaaatcctgttgagcacagccgcacaaagcacattgacatccggcatcactttttgagagaccaccagcaaaagggagatatcgaagtgtttcatgttagcaccgagaaccagctagtcgatatctttaccaagcctctagatgagaagaccttttgcaggctgcgtagtgagctcaatatcttagattcgcggaacttggattgaaatgtagcatacatgtgtttatgcctttgatcatgttctttctgcattttgttgcttattgtggtgctcaagttgtacaaacactccctggacctcacaagtcctttttgcaagtgatgcacatatttagggggagttgtgctacaacttgaccctttgagactaaccatgtacttgagtttggttgttttagtcttcaaggaggattgaaagggaaaaggtgaacttggaccatgcaagacttccactgcactccgatgcaaAGAGTaactttccaagttcatcttcatactcttattgcctttgtgttctcatttgatgattttggtgaggcaatggggttaaagggccaagattgatcccgttttggtgcttgatgccaaagggggagaaaataaaggccaaagcaatagatggatcagctaccacttgagaaattttgaaaatagtagattagagcttttggtttgtcaaaactcttttattgtccctcttgtcaaaagttggcttcttgtggggagaagtgttgattatgggaaaagggggagtttttgaaatcttgaatcaatttctcttggaatgactctctttatgtcttaacatgtgagtttgacttagagatagaaatttgagtttgatttgcaaaaacaaaccaagtggtggcaaagagtgatccatatatgtcaaatttgaatcaaaacaatttgagctcttagttgaattgattttgtacttgttttacttgctttatgttgtgttggcataaatcaccaaaaagggggagattgaaagggaaatgtgcccttgggccatttctaagtattttggtgatttagtgtccaacacaagtgcctaattgtaaaaaggtggacaaagtacaaatcaaggataaaggtatgtttctcagacttagtatattgttttatggactaatgtattgtgtctaagtgctggaaacagaaagaaTCGAGATGGAGAAGAGATAGCTTGAGCAGCCAAAgtatgctcagtctgggagcaccggactgtccggtggtgcaccggactgtccggtgcgccaggctggcttgggTAAAGTGGctgttctcgggacttcgacggcggtgtacggctaaaattcaccggactgtccggtgtgcaccggactgtccggtgggccgctcacaggcgaactcgtcgctctcgggaaaccatcaacgacgtacggctaaaattcaccggactgtccggtgtgcaccggactgtccggtgagccaacggtcggccgggccaacggtcggccgcacaatctgcgcgggacacgtggccgagccaacgactagaagaaggcaccggactgtctggtgtgcaccggacatgtcaagtgcaccaacggctcccaggctgccaacggtcgactgcgctgtttatggaaagaaatcgggcaccggacatgtccggtgtgcaccggactgtccggtgcgcctgtcgacagaaggcaagatcagccttccaagaatgctctcaacggctcctagctgccttggggctataaaaaggacccctaggcgcatggaggaatatacAAAAAAAACATCTCCTAAgcactcctaagcaccaagacatcgattccgcgcctttgattctttgcaatagcgattatagctctagttgagtggtgaactcattgagttgtgttgtgagctctcgttgcgacttgtgtgcgtggtgttgctgtgatttcttgtcttgagtgcgttgctaatccctcccttgctacgtgttctttgtgaatttcaagtgtaagggcgagaggctccaaatttgtggagattcctcgcaaacgggattgagtaaagcaaacaaaacaccatggtattcaagtgggtctttggaccgcttgagaggggttgattgcaaccctcgtccgttgggacgccacaacgtggagtaggcaagcgttggtcttggccgaaccacgggataaccactgtgccatctctgtgattgatccttgttggttattgtgttttgttgaggattcctctttagccacctggcaattattgtgctaacggttaaccaagttttgtggcttaagtttttaagtttcacaggatcacctattcaccccccctctaggtgctctcaattcatcagccatctactctgttctctagcatccttcatactagagaatccccctgtaacccaccacataaagatccacaccaggaagtagggtattacgcctctccaagtggctcgaacctgtagaaaattgtctaccgtctctcgtgcgcttagcacgaaccatcgagctacagtcagcaacaccgtcctacccaaaagcacctcgagaggtaaccccgggtgcacggtcgaatCCCAAACACCGACAGGGCGGGACACAGTCATGCTCGCCCGAGGCCATTCTCGGGTGGGAGACACATGCTTTTATGATTGATATTTATAAAGGGCACTTCTTTGCAATCCTAATGACTGATAGTTTGCAGGTTCTTATTCCATGGAAATTCAATGGTTTAAATAAGGTAACTAGTCTACCACACCACTTCAAGAACATAGATATGCGCATGTAATAAACATGTAACGAATAGTTTGTGTTCCGTTTCAAGGCACGGGCACCATACTAGAAGGGTATAAGATAGGAGAACTGCTAGAGATAGCGTAAGGTTGTGTATATAGTTGTGTAAACATTGTTTTGCACTATAGATAGCATAATTTATAATATAGAGTTTGAAAACATAATATGTGATAGGAGATGAGATATGAGAGCTGCAGAGATAGCCTAAGGTGTCTGGTTGCAGGAACTCATACTAAATGTTATAATGTTTGTTACaaatattaaatatagtttaCTTATATAAAATTAAATACACAATTGAAGTCTAATTCTAAAACTAAATATAGAACTGAAGACTAAAGGGCGAGACAAAGGTAAAGGCCTTGCATAAACATGTTTAAACGTGAGGCCGAGTTAAAGTCGAATCATGTGCCATTTATCACGGCCAATACTTAACCTGCCTAGCATCGGGTTGGGTCGGCCCGTGCTTTCCTGTTTGACGTGTCAGGTCGAGTTTTTTCCGAGTTAGGTCAGGTTTTTAGctttgaatcgagttttttttGGATTTGGTCGGGTTTTTGTAAAAAAAAATGACCCGTACCCACCCATtacgggcttgttcggttagctcttaatccatgtggattgagtgagattgggtgggtttaaatcccaagtAAGTCAAACTccttcttaattttttccaatcccatccaatccatgggtAATAGGAATAACCAAACAAGGCCTACATTGGTCTGGTGGGATTGGGCCGGGTTTTTTCGAACGGATCTGATCAGATGGCCTATAATCAGCTCTAGGCTTGCCCAAGGAGCTATAGCCACAAGCTAGAACGAGTCTTGCAAGGAAGGATGACATCAAGTGCACAGCTATCATCGATCGCCCATGATCGAAAAAGAAGAGGGAGAAAATTAGCTATTTGCCATGTTCAACAGTGAGGTTCGTAAATTTGGTATTTTCGTTGTTAGCTTTGTAAAATTGTCATGTAGTACGTGTGCTTCACTTTTCATACCCTCCAAGCGAGGCATTTGCTGTGCTCTGACAATGTCGTTGTTTCAGCATGAGATCGAACACTTGCACACCCAAGCAACAAAAGTGTGTACAAATATGTTTCAGCATCTGCACTCAGCCTTGCTGTCCTGCTAGATGCTTTAGAGTCTACGACTACGAGTGTAGTGTGCAAATCCGTGCACTTGTcttctactatatatatatacaaaatCTAAACGCAAGCAGCGCACCGACCCACCAGCTCCGCATCACGGTTGCCTGATCACCAGAAGCTGTCCAGGTAGTAGTCTCTGGCAGCCTCGTCGCCGACGCCGATTCCGGAGAAGCCGGCCGTTGTTCGGGTCGCGTGCGAGCACGACCTCCTCGGCGCCTGCTCGTGCTCGGCGTCCGCCGCCGTCCGCCGCTGCCTCGGCGCGCTGTGGCATCGCGTCCTGGCCGCGGACGACGCGGTGCCGGCCATGTACCGCGGGCTGACGAGCCCCTCCCTGTCCCGCCGCCGCGGCGTGCTGGCCACGGCCAGGCCGTGCTGGTCGACGCTCTTGGCGGGCGAGGAATCGTGGGACGAGGCGATCCGGGGCGTGCCCGTCTGCGCAGGCTTAGAGCCCCGGGAGTCGCGGGTGCTCCGCCGGTACGAGCGCCGCGCGGGCTGCTGCTTGCCGCCGGGGAGCGGCGAGCACGACGGCGTCGGCGCCGCGTGGCGGTGACGCTCCGCTAGTAGGTGGTCCGGGTTGTACATGTAGCTGCTGGTGGTGATCCGTGAGGACCGGGAGCGGAGGTAGCCCGTGTCGTCCATCTCCACGATCCGCGGGCTGCGCTCGTAGTTGGAGTCCGTGCTGTCGGACAGCCTCCGGCGGTGCGCCGGCGGCTTCGTCTGAAGGTCCCGAGCAAAGATCCTCTCCTGCACGTACGGCAAACTTGATGAACACAACATCGTTAATCATGCAGCAAACAAAGggaaaaaaaaacaaacaacaTATGGATTACTTCTTGTTCCATGGATTTCCGGAAGGGAGCATTCTTGACGGCGATGGAGTCGGCTTGCAGGCGCATGAGCGTCTGCAACCTGTGCAGTGTGATGGCTGCCTGCTTCCTGACCAGGTAGCCCCGCACCAACGCCTGGATCTTGACGAGTGACCGGAGCGCTCGAAGCGCTCTCCTAGCCTGAGAGACACCAATGATAAATCAACTGCTATCAAGAAGCTAGGAACAGATCGATGAGAACGAGACGGGACGGGACGATCGATCGTTACCAGGTAGCCTCTGAACGTTTTCTGGATGACGATCGCGGCACGGCGTTGTCGAGCTCCCGCGTCCTGGCCTCCGGTCGTCCGCCGCCTATTCTCCGCCTCGAGTCCTCTGTGCTCCTCCTTCCTGCCCGTCAGTATCCACTTGAGCCATCGCACGACGCGCCTCATGGTCATGCTGCAGTGGTTCTCTGTGAAAACCACTCGCGGATCAGATCAGCCTCTCTGAAAACCGTAATAaagggcagcggcagcggcagcggcagcggcagcggcgatCGGTTAGGCCCCCCAAACCACCTGCTAAACTTTAGCGCGCTAATTTTAATATGTATGTATATTACTATATCGAAACTGAGCAGCTAATAAAAAAAATAACTGGTTAAACCTAGCTAAATTACAAAAAGATCATAGTACTCCTTTTATATTAGCTAGTTTTGAATAATTGAATGACAACGTAACGAAAGGTTTAACAAATTTACTAACTACTGGATAGGAGGAGATCGATCGTATTACATACACCTGAATATTATATGTTATACTATTTGAGATGTATCGATGATTTAAATTATAAGGACAAATTTGATGGTGTGCTCCATACTATAGATGGCCAACCGGGCCGCACAGCACGGCACTGGCACTAGCACGACTAGGCACGGCACGGTAAAAGATCTGTGTCGTGCCTGTTAGTGCCAGCGTGCTGGGCCCTCGGCCCAGGCACGACACTATCAGTGCTTAGCCATGTCGTGCCGTGCCAACAGGCACGCCGGCACGCCAGTGCTAGTGCCAGCACGGACACTATGCATAAAATCCCAGCAACAGCAATCAAACACTCAAACAGAATAACAGATAATTTTATTATGACTTCTAGCAATCAAACAGATACAAGATAATTTCAAACAACATAAAAATGGTCACAAAGAGAGTAATAAGAGACTAATCAAACAACAATTTTATGAGCTGTAGTGCAAtggctgcctcgttaaaaacctgtcTAGGTAAAACTCACCCTTGTGAGAAACTCTAGACAGGAAAAAAGAGTACAGCCCAGCTCATTAAAAAGTTTATTGTCCTTACAACAAAGTCCAGTCCAGGTACATAATATTACTGTCCCATTACAGAAATGGTCACAAAGAGAGTAAGATACTAGAGACtaatcaagataaagattttcaaatGTTTCTTCAAGCTCTTTGTCATCCACCATGTGTTGCATCCTTGCTTCAGCATCCTCCCAATCTTTAATGCATGTCAACATCTCAACCACATCAGACTTCAATCTCCTCCTCCGCTCGTCGATGATCCTGCCAGTTAAACTAAAAGTGGATTCTGAAGAGATGGTAGACACAGGAACAGTTAAAATATCTTTAGCCATAATTGACAGTACTGGATAAGTGAGTTTGTGCTGATGCCACCAGTGCAAGATGTTGAAATCATCAGTTAACTGGTTGACAGTGTCACAATCTAAGTAAGAAATGAGTTCAGAAGCAGTAGAAGCTGAAGAGCTTGCAGCATGCAGTAGAGCAGTTGCAGAGGTATCTCTAGCAATGTTTAGAGTAGAAGCAAAAGAATGCATACCAACAGAAGTACCCACATCATCAGCATCATCATAAATTTCATCCCAAGCAGATCGTTTCTTACCAGACAAGTTAGGAGGGACAACCCTGTTCAATCTAACAGATCCATATTTCTCTTCATATTTATTATAAACATCAGTAAGCTtagctctagtggtaacctgataAACAGCATAATTTGTACTTGTTAGGTTCATTAATCTTCTAAGCACTCTACTAAAACTTTTCATTTTAGCTCTAGGGTCCAAGATGAATgcaaaagagtaaagtaaagggaTGTTCCTCCAATATTTATTATATTTATCTACCATAGGTTGAATGACACCTCTGATGTGAGTGTCATTAGCATAGTTCTTTAGATGTATAGCAATCTTAACAAGAAAATGAAGCATAAGTGGAGATGTAGGATAATAAACACTAGACAATGCAACTGTAGAATCATAAAATAGCTCAAGAAATTTAAGTACTTTATCTCCAATAACCCAATGTTCATCAGTTAAAATAAATTGATCACCTTCAGCCCTAGGATAGTTTGCATGAATGAAAGTAGTGAAAGGTATCCTATGAGGAAACAAATGCTTAAGCATCAGATATGTAGAGTTCCACCTAACCTCCATGTCCAACTGGAATTTTCTAGGCCTAATATTAGTAGCAATGCAATAACTTTTATATGCAGCAATTCTCTGATTAGAGGAGTTTAAAAAAGATATTGCAGTTCTAAATGTTTCAATCAAATTCTTAAGAGAATCTAGGGCCTCTTTAACTATCAAATTGATTATATGACATGCACAACGCTGATGCAAGAACATTTCAGAATCTGCCCCATTATCAATACCAAGATATGGTGACATTATAGGTCTAAGCaacctcatggcagcagcattaGATGATGCATTGTCTAGGGTAAAAGCAAACACCTTATTAGTCAAGCCATAATCAGCAAGCACACCAGCAACACGATCAGCAATGTTTTGTCCATTGTGTGACACATCAATAAGCACTAAAGCAAGCACCCTTTTCTCTAGTTGCCAATCAGGGTTTATGTAATGGGCAACAACACTAAGGTAGTCCTCTTTGGCATTACCAGACGAAATGTCAGAGGTCAAACACACACAATTAACATCAGAAGAAGAAAGAGTCTCAACAAGCTTAGCCTTTTTGTCAGTGAAGTATTTAACCATGTCTCTGGTGGTGGTTTGCCTAGAGACAGGCACAAATTTAGGATTATGAGCAGTTCTAATGTAGTGTTCAAATGCAGCATTTTCACCCAAACTAATAGGAATTTCTAGCCTAGCAAGCAATCGAACCAATTCATTACGTGCAACCATAGGACAGTACTCCCAGTTACGCATACTACCATCAGGATTAAAAGATATCTGAGACTGAGACATGTGGGTTTTTTCACGCCTCCTGGgacttctatctctatgtcgggtcAGGTGGCCAGTGCCACCACTAGAGAGAGCAGAATATTGCTTAGGGCAATGTATGCACTTAGCTGCAAACCTAACCTTCTTACCATTCACGATTTTGAAAAGTTTCTCGAAATCTAACCACACTGCAGAAGTAGAAGGACGACAACGCTTGGCACTGTGTTCATCCCCTTCACCTTCGTTATCCTGACCACTAACTTGTTGTTCATCACCGACATGGACAGGATGCTCACTGCTATGGCCAAAGAGCGCTGCAGCATCCTCCCCGaggtcatcatcatcgtcatctccGGCCAACCCGCACAACCGTCGCTCCTCGTTGCAGTCGATCTCAACagtttcatcgtcggagacggccatCAACCCACCTCGGACTCGGAGTCCCGGTTCCTCAACGGAGTAAGCCGGAGCACCAGAgctaggagagaggaggggaCGACCGGTCCGGCCAACCGGTTCCTCCACGGATTTGAATCCGGAGCACCAGAGctaggagagaggagagggagaccgGAGCTAGGTGTCAGGGGCCGGTAAGGAGAGGGAGACCGGAGctaggagagaggagagggagacagGAGCTAGGAGAGAGGAGAGGCCGAGAGGGAGACCAGAGCACCGTAGCTAGAAGATAGGAGAGAGGAGTCCCGGTTCCTCAACGGAGTAAGCCGGAGCACCGGGATGAATCTCCGCAGAAGCGCAGATCACATCGGAGGccggagggggagagggagaccGGATCTGTGTGCCAGTGCCGGACAGTAccggagggggagaagaagataggAGAGGGAGACCAGAGctaggagagaggagagggagaccgGAGCTAGGAGAGAGGAGAGTACCAGTGCCAGTGCCGCCGTACCGGACCCCGGAGTCCCGGTTCCTCAACGGAGTAAGCCGGAGCACCGGGATCTCCGTAGAAGCGCAGATCACACCGGAGGccggagggggagaagaagataggagagaggagagagatgaGGGAGAACGGAGCACCGGGATCTCCGCAGAAGCGCAGATCGCACCGGTTCACAAATGCGCGTGTAAACCCTAATAAGCCGGAGCACCGGGATCTCCGCAGATCACAccggagggggagaagaagacaGGAGATCCGAGCGGGGGTTATGGATCTGAGTTACCCGGTTCACAAATGCGCAGATCCGAGCGGGGGAGAGCCGGAGAGGATCTCCGACGAGCGACGATCGATCCGAGCGGAGGCGGAGAGCCGGAGACCGCAGACCGGAGGCGGAGATGGAGACCGGAGCGCTTAGCGGAGGCGGAGGGAACGAGGGAGAGGAGAGTTCGCCGGTCACCGTCGAATCGCCCGCGGCTGAGAGAGAGCGAGTGAGGCAGTGAGCGAGAGCGAGTTAGGGTTTGAGTGATGCGGGCGTTGGGGTGCTGGGGCGGTAGGCGGTTTACACGCGGTCGCGGACTCGCGGTCACGCGGCTCCTGGGCAGTGGGCCACGCGCGCAGCGCGCTGGCAAATGGGTCGTGCCTAGGCCGTGCCGAGGCCGTGCCAGCCCAGTtagccgtgccgtgcctgggccgacaCTACGGGCCTAATTggtggcccaggcacggcactatGTATGGGCCGTGCCCGACACTGGCACTAAAAGGAACGTGCCGTGCGTGCCAGTGTCGTGCTTTTTAGTGCCGTGCCCGGGCCGGCCCACCGTGTTAGTGCCATTTGGCCAACTATACTCCACACCGTATT of Zea mays cultivar B73 chromosome 8, Zm-B73-REFERENCE-NAM-5.0, whole genome shotgun sequence contains these proteins:
- the LOC103637588 gene encoding protein IQ-DOMAIN 14 produces the protein MTMRRVVRWLKWILTGRKEEHRGLEAENRRRTTGGQDAGARQRRAAIVIQKTFRGYLARRALRALRSLVKIQALVRGYLVRKQAAITLHRLQTLMRLQADSIAVKNAPFRKSMEQEVIHMLFERIFARDLQTKPPAHRRRLSDSTDSNYERSPRIVEMDDTGYLRSRSSRITTSSYMYNPDHLLAERHRHAAPTPSCSPLPGGKQQPARRSYRRSTRDSRGSKPAQTGTPRIASSHDSSPAKSVDQHGLAVASTPRRRDREGLVSPRYMAGTASSAARTRCHSAPRQRRTAADAEHEQAPRRSCSHATRTTAGFSGIGVGDEAARDYYLDSFW